One window from the genome of Paenibacillus azoreducens encodes:
- a CDS encoding DUF4261 domain-containing protein encodes MTTQQQAAMQSMIEWLADEHELGREPSKIEIAGEFDLHDMHYYIFKYKKSMLGKWLLGVCGGYEDLSDTQHCGHVFSEMQPYDPATAEQEAITIVEMIREYWMKQAAAIEAESQNATSEEEEAAEDDSSGIFNGFVLLNSSECDLEQIKANLLQDWDISCPPPEEEEQNAAKEKDGTLVFDVDGFMLAVSFVDAPVPDGEAEYFAQANYLWKDAVEVTKTHVAQIILAVFTRSGSPLDSAKLYTKLAASCLKLPNAIGIYTSGTVFQPELYLEFADLMKSDDMLPLLNLVHFGLVGTESGMSGYTYGLRAFGKDEIEILDSQAAPSELRDFLIDVSGYILEQDVTLRDGETIGFSAEQKLQITRSEGVYVNGDSLKIQF; translated from the coding sequence ATGACAACCCAGCAACAAGCGGCTATGCAATCCATGATTGAATGGCTGGCGGATGAACATGAGCTCGGCCGGGAGCCTAGCAAAATCGAAATTGCCGGAGAATTTGATTTGCACGACATGCACTACTACATATTCAAGTATAAAAAATCGATGCTCGGAAAATGGCTGCTGGGCGTTTGCGGCGGTTATGAAGACCTATCCGATACGCAGCATTGCGGCCATGTGTTCAGCGAGATGCAGCCGTATGACCCGGCTACGGCGGAGCAAGAAGCAATAACTATCGTCGAAATGATCCGCGAGTATTGGATGAAGCAAGCGGCGGCGATCGAGGCGGAATCACAAAATGCAACATCGGAAGAGGAAGAAGCAGCCGAAGACGATTCATCCGGCATCTTTAACGGATTCGTTCTGCTCAACTCGTCAGAATGCGATCTGGAACAAATCAAAGCAAACCTGCTGCAGGATTGGGACATCTCTTGTCCGCCGCCGGAGGAAGAGGAGCAAAATGCCGCTAAAGAAAAAGACGGAACTCTTGTCTTTGACGTGGATGGCTTCATGTTGGCGGTCAGCTTTGTCGACGCTCCCGTACCGGATGGCGAAGCCGAATATTTCGCGCAGGCCAACTATTTGTGGAAGGATGCCGTCGAAGTCACCAAAACGCATGTCGCTCAGATCATATTAGCTGTCTTCACCCGGTCCGGCTCCCCGCTCGACAGCGCCAAACTGTACACGAAGCTTGCGGCCAGTTGTTTGAAACTTCCGAACGCCATCGGAATTTATACTTCAGGTACCGTCTTTCAACCCGAACTTTATCTGGAATTCGCGGACCTTATGAAATCCGATGATATGCTCCCTTTGTTAAATCTCGTGCATTTTGGCCTTGTCGGCACGGAAAGCGGTATGAGCGGCTACACCTACGGACTACGGGCCTTCGGCAAAGACGAAATCGAAATCTTGGACTCCCAAGCGGCTCCGAGCGAGCTGCGCGACTTTCTGATTGACGTTTCCGGTTATATCCTGGAACAGGACGTTACTCTAAGAGACGGGGAAACCATCGGGTTCTCGGCTGAGCAGAAGCTGCAAATAACCCGGTCCGAAGGGGTATATGTTAACGGAGATAGTTTGAAAATACAGTTCTAG
- a CDS encoding LysR family transcriptional regulator, whose translation MDIENMRAFIAVAEHGSISSAAQELHQLQSNMTAKIKKIESEFETELFYRKPRGMELNEEGKKLYAQLKKIVLLWEETRSMMGEESPMLRIGLMVSKNPPNFNHAMGTLYDKYKNLAVTIKTGNTQKIEDEIASGMIDIGFLVGKTDARPLHYKKYGTERLVLIGKNIDKPLDSILQSENLIISSSQCYYKKVFDQLLEDRRMVRTDFVEIAALDSLISMCQLGMGVSLIPESDMAALGIRDYKVIDHHGCELEKFICYRKNHKITGIEQQLIDLIMNAD comes from the coding sequence TTGGATATTGAGAACATGAGGGCGTTTATTGCGGTCGCAGAGCATGGAAGCATTTCATCCGCTGCGCAAGAGCTGCATCAACTGCAATCCAATATGACGGCCAAAATCAAAAAGATCGAAAGTGAATTTGAAACAGAGCTTTTCTACAGAAAGCCAAGGGGCATGGAGTTAAACGAAGAGGGAAAGAAGCTGTATGCCCAATTGAAGAAGATCGTATTGCTGTGGGAAGAAACCAGGAGCATGATGGGCGAAGAAAGCCCGATGCTGCGGATCGGTCTGATGGTAAGCAAGAATCCGCCAAATTTCAATCATGCGATGGGGACATTATATGACAAGTATAAAAATTTGGCGGTAACCATCAAAACAGGGAATACGCAAAAAATTGAAGATGAAATTGCCAGCGGGATGATCGACATCGGTTTTTTAGTAGGGAAAACGGATGCCAGGCCGCTTCATTATAAGAAATACGGGACGGAGAGACTAGTGTTGATCGGCAAAAACATTGATAAGCCGCTGGACTCTATCCTGCAAAGCGAGAACCTGATTATTTCCTCCAGTCAATGCTATTACAAAAAAGTGTTCGACCAACTGTTGGAGGATCGCCGAATGGTCCGAACGGATTTTGTGGAAATTGCCGCGTTGGATTCTTTGATCAGCATGTGCCAGCTTGGCATGGGGGTAAGCCTGATACCCGAATCGGATATGGCCGCATTAGGGATAAGAGATTACAAAGTGATCGATCATCACGGATGCGAGCTTGAGAAATTTATCTGCTACCGGAAAAACCATAAGATTACCGGGATTGAGCAGCAATTGATCGATTTGATCATGAATGCTGATTAA
- a CDS encoding Gfo/Idh/MocA family protein, whose product MRKIKVGIIGGSIRNRWASSTHIPALLKSELHEITAIATTNMASAQESADQIGKVKAYDDYTEMLKSDDVDMVIVSVKAPYHFEIVRNAIQANKHIYCEWPLAVTKSEIDAITSEISRSPIKHAIGLQSRQADEVKWVKELIDNDEIGRILSVNMKSSTQAKGNWVDSGSSYILDRSNGATLLTINGGHALDIVNFLFGHFTEVQASHHTHYTEARITDQDRTINKNIEDQYLIQGKINSDIPISIHLQGGAYPQFMLEVQGERGIIRLYQNRSIGHPQYGGLSVSMAKYASSGAIITSQNHDFTVVMEDTKEFPLTNVYRAHQSFAGDILTGGHQTADFHYAAYLHRLIGAIGESARTGERISQI is encoded by the coding sequence ATGAGGAAAATAAAAGTAGGCATTATCGGGGGATCCATTCGGAATCGATGGGCCAGTTCAACACATATTCCTGCTCTGCTCAAAAGCGAGCTTCATGAAATAACTGCCATTGCGACGACAAACATGGCTTCGGCCCAAGAGTCAGCAGATCAAATTGGAAAGGTCAAGGCTTATGACGATTATACGGAAATGCTTAAATCCGATGATGTCGATATGGTTATTGTCAGTGTGAAAGCACCTTATCATTTTGAAATCGTACGAAATGCGATCCAGGCAAATAAACACATATATTGCGAATGGCCATTAGCAGTTACAAAAAGCGAAATCGATGCCATTACGTCAGAGATCAGCCGCTCTCCGATCAAACACGCCATCGGTTTACAGTCGCGCCAGGCCGATGAAGTCAAATGGGTCAAAGAGCTGATCGATAACGATGAAATCGGAAGGATTCTGTCCGTAAACATGAAATCCTCGACGCAGGCTAAAGGGAACTGGGTGGATTCCGGCAGCAGCTACATCCTTGACCGCAGCAATGGAGCGACATTACTGACGATCAACGGCGGACATGCTCTGGATATTGTGAACTTCCTATTCGGGCATTTTACTGAGGTTCAGGCCAGTCACCATACTCACTATACCGAAGCCCGCATCACGGATCAGGATCGCACCATAAACAAAAACATAGAAGACCAATATCTCATCCAAGGAAAAATAAACAGCGACATCCCCATTTCCATTCATCTGCAGGGCGGAGCTTATCCTCAATTCATGTTGGAAGTCCAGGGCGAGCGGGGCATCATCCGGCTGTACCAGAACCGCTCCATCGGCCATCCGCAATACGGCGGTCTGAGCGTTTCCATGGCGAAATACGCTTCAAGCGGAGCGATTATCACCAGTCAAAATCATGATTTCACCGTTGTCATGGAGGATACGAAAGAGTTCCCCCTCACCAATGTGTATCGGGCTCATCAATCCTTTGCCGGAGACATCCTTACGGGCGGCCATCAGACCGCGGATTTCCATTATGCTGCATATTTGCATCGACTGATCGGCGCCATCGGGGAATCGGCAAGAACAGGCGAGAGAATAAGTCAGATTTAA
- a CDS encoding HD domain-containing protein encodes MGIHTYFQSLTDLERIIRCPGKFKFQKHSVSEHSWKVVQYAKTLADIEESNGVTVDWKKLYEITSSHDYGEIFIGDIKTPVKHYSLELRAMLQQVEEGMVAHFIDEHIPAEYQPIFRRQLREGKDDSVEGQILEVADKMDQIYEAFAELQRGNTEKEFITMYRSALIKIKQIKLHCVDYFLREILPDLVREGSQSPIDIERITNEALASDPRS; translated from the coding sequence ATGGGAATCCATACGTATTTTCAATCGCTGACGGATTTAGAACGGATCATTCGTTGTCCAGGCAAATTCAAGTTTCAGAAGCATAGCGTATCGGAACATTCCTGGAAGGTCGTTCAATACGCAAAGACACTCGCGGACATTGAAGAAAGCAATGGGGTTACCGTAGATTGGAAGAAGCTGTACGAAATAACGAGCAGTCATGATTACGGGGAAATTTTTATCGGGGATATCAAAACGCCCGTGAAGCACTATTCGTTGGAACTGCGGGCCATGCTGCAGCAGGTTGAAGAAGGAATGGTCGCCCATTTCATCGATGAGCATATTCCTGCCGAATATCAGCCCATCTTCCGCAGACAACTGCGCGAAGGCAAAGACGATTCCGTAGAAGGGCAAATCCTGGAGGTTGCCGATAAAATGGATCAGATCTATGAAGCCTTCGCAGAGCTGCAGCGGGGAAATACGGAAAAAGAATTTATTACGATGTACCGCAGCGCGCTTATCAAAATCAAACAAATCAAGCTGCATTGCGTCGATTATTTTTTGCGTGAAATTTTACCTGATTTGGTTCGTGAGGGATCGCAATCTCCTATCGATATCGAACGGATTACGAATGAAGCGCTGGCCTCTGATCCCCGCTCCTAA
- a CDS encoding ChbG/HpnK family deacetylase: MQKPIFMITRADDCGSNHSANLGILKALEGGVLKNVSVMAACPAAEEAAMMFAGRTDICFGLHFVLNAEWDNIKWGPVSDPAAVPSLVETSGFFSQSPSYFKEHPPVMAEVMTELEAQFQKLGELGFHIRYVDTHMMPDWVIPGLEDELRAWCSARGLIYWGDYLFQDLDVSDGDDPVADHINQVESLRAGQYLLVTHPAVDSEEMRALGNAYESGPQIAKNRQNDSLFWANPQLSAEYRRRGIHPIRYDEAENPGRT; encoded by the coding sequence ATGCAAAAACCAATCTTCATGATCACAAGAGCTGATGATTGCGGAAGCAATCACTCCGCGAATTTGGGCATCCTGAAGGCGCTCGAAGGCGGCGTACTGAAGAATGTCTCCGTCATGGCGGCATGCCCTGCCGCTGAGGAAGCAGCGATGATGTTTGCCGGAAGAACCGATATTTGTTTCGGACTGCACTTCGTATTAAATGCGGAGTGGGACAACATCAAATGGGGTCCGGTATCGGACCCTGCAGCAGTTCCTTCTTTGGTTGAAACCAGCGGTTTTTTCAGCCAGAGCCCTTCATATTTCAAGGAGCATCCGCCTGTCATGGCCGAGGTGATGACTGAACTTGAAGCCCAGTTTCAAAAACTGGGTGAATTGGGGTTTCATATTCGTTATGTCGATACTCATATGATGCCCGATTGGGTCATTCCGGGGCTTGAGGATGAACTTCGTGCGTGGTGCTCTGCAAGAGGACTTATTTATTGGGGGGACTATTTATTTCAGGACCTGGATGTAAGCGATGGGGATGACCCTGTAGCGGACCACATCAACCAAGTTGAATCTCTGAGAGCTGGACAGTATTTGCTGGTTACCCATCCGGCCGTGGATTCGGAAGAGATGAGAGCATTGGGGAATGCTTATGAGTCGGGGCCGCAAATTGCAAAGAACCGGCAGAATGACAGCTTATTTTGGGCAAACCCACAGCTATCGGCTGAATACCGGCGCAGAGGAATTCATCCTATAAGATATGATGAGGCGGAAAATCCGGGCAGAACGTGA
- a CDS encoding carbohydrate ABC transporter permease: MRRTSRAIYSILLVVLALIFLSPIYIMIVNSFKTRAELYNNALALPESFSLQYFEAAMKKMNFLTVLGNSAFVTVGTVVFVVILSSMTAWMLVRTDNKLSKFMFMAFISTMLIPFQTLMMPLMQVMDWIRTHLHIPMLNTHGGLIFMNIGFHASIAVFLYHGFIKSVPIALEEAATLDGCSKFGVFWRIVFPMLKTITITVAILDVISTWNDYLLPSLVLSDKGLRTIQLSTFYFFGEFTIVWNQAMAGLTLTIIPVVIFYAIAQKYIIKGIAEGAVK; encoded by the coding sequence ATGAGACGAACAAGCAGAGCGATCTACTCCATCTTGCTGGTCGTGCTTGCACTTATTTTCTTGTCGCCAATCTATATTATGATCGTGAACTCTTTCAAGACGCGGGCGGAATTATATAATAATGCGCTGGCGCTGCCGGAGTCCTTCAGCCTTCAATATTTTGAAGCAGCGATGAAGAAGATGAACTTCCTGACCGTCTTGGGCAACTCGGCTTTTGTTACCGTCGGTACGGTTGTCTTCGTTGTCATTTTATCCTCTATGACCGCATGGATGCTTGTCAGAACGGATAATAAATTGAGTAAATTCATGTTTATGGCTTTTATCTCCACGATGCTGATTCCTTTTCAGACGTTGATGATGCCTTTGATGCAAGTTATGGACTGGATTCGGACCCATCTTCATATCCCGATGCTGAATACGCATGGTGGTCTGATCTTTATGAACATTGGCTTTCATGCAAGTATAGCCGTGTTCCTGTATCACGGGTTTATCAAGTCTGTTCCGATTGCGCTTGAGGAAGCGGCGACTTTAGATGGATGCAGTAAATTCGGCGTGTTCTGGAGAATCGTATTCCCTATGTTAAAGACGATTACGATTACCGTAGCGATTTTGGATGTCATCAGTACATGGAACGACTACTTGCTTCCGTCGCTCGTCCTTTCCGATAAAGGACTGCGTACTATTCAGCTGTCGACGTTTTACTTCTTCGGAGAATTTACCATCGTGTGGAATCAGGCTATGGCCGGATTGACCTTGACCATTATTCCTGTCGTCATTTTCTATGCGATAGCTCAAAAATACATTATCAAGGGCATTGCCGAGGGTGCGGTGAAGTGA
- a CDS encoding carbohydrate ABC transporter permease: MKRKDKFWFGLFTMPLFIIFTTVVIIPFIIGVAYSFISWDGIASNPKVFVGLDNYVTIFHDERFFSSARHTLEFTLLALVSVNLLGLAFSLLVTNGLRTSKLARTFFFMPNLIGGLILGYIWKFIFTDGFKFLGGKTGLEEIFFNWLISPRFALYALVIVFTWQMAGYTMIIYIAGIQGIPDELLEAAKVDGANWWHRLTKITFPLLMPSFTICLFMTLSGAFKIYDVNLSLTNGGPVHSTEMFAMNIFNEIFGYGRYGVGQAKAILFFLIVALVTLTQVIITKKKEVQM, encoded by the coding sequence ATGAAAAGAAAAGACAAGTTTTGGTTCGGGTTATTTACGATGCCCTTGTTCATTATTTTTACGACAGTCGTCATTATTCCGTTCATCATAGGGGTCGCTTATTCCTTCATAAGCTGGGATGGCATCGCCTCCAACCCCAAAGTTTTCGTTGGCCTGGATAATTACGTGACTATTTTTCATGATGAGCGGTTCTTCTCTTCCGCAAGACATACACTCGAATTTACGTTATTAGCGCTTGTTAGCGTGAATCTTCTGGGCCTTGCCTTCTCACTGTTGGTGACGAACGGCCTGCGCACAAGCAAGCTGGCGCGAACCTTCTTTTTTATGCCGAACCTGATTGGCGGTTTGATCCTGGGTTACATTTGGAAGTTTATTTTTACGGATGGATTCAAGTTTCTTGGCGGCAAGACCGGGCTTGAGGAAATTTTCTTCAACTGGCTTATCAGCCCCCGCTTTGCCCTATATGCTCTGGTGATCGTATTTACTTGGCAGATGGCCGGATACACGATGATCATATATATCGCGGGTATTCAGGGGATTCCGGATGAACTGTTGGAGGCGGCCAAGGTCGATGGAGCGAATTGGTGGCATAGGCTGACCAAAATTACATTCCCGCTCCTCATGCCTTCCTTCACGATCTGCTTATTCATGACGTTGTCCGGCGCGTTTAAAATTTACGACGTGAACCTATCCCTAACGAATGGCGGACCGGTTCACTCGACGGAAATGTTCGCCATGAACATCTTTAATGAAATATTCGGGTACGGACGGTATGGAGTCGGGCAGGCTAAAGCTATTTTGTTCTTCTTAATCGTTGCCCTGGTGACATTGACACAGGTGATCATTACGAAAAAGAAAGAGGTGCAGATGTAA
- a CDS encoding sugar ABC transporter substrate-binding protein produces the protein MKRTKRAFGFLAMMVLIASLVACGGKTSNDSADSGSDSPKTSDGTEKQAKISLFQSKVEIAEALEKLANKYKEETGNEIEVWGSAGDAYMTQLQAKLAAKEGPTIFSVASGAETEKFKSYYYDMSNEDYVKNIAPHMALEVDGKIVGVPTGVEGFGLVYNKSLVDPKDVTDLASFTKTMESMKAKGINGLSLSQEAYFLVGHILNTPFALQADPQAFIEKLNKGEVKMADTKEFQEFAKFMEVIKKDSVNPMEVTYDTQMGDFATGKTAMVHQGNWSYGMLADYDNLDIGMMPLPIAGNNKLSVDIPGGWVINNGAKPEEIKAANAFLNWLYTSETGKNAIVKEFKFIPAMTNIEADGLDPLSQAVFEATKSGQTIPWAMNHFPEGIIVNDLTPVTADFFLNANMTGEQYLKNLDAAWAKAAK, from the coding sequence ATGAAAAGGACAAAAAGAGCGTTTGGTTTCCTGGCAATGATGGTATTGATTGCATCTCTGGTGGCTTGCGGCGGCAAAACAAGCAATGATTCCGCCGATTCAGGCTCGGATTCGCCGAAGACGTCTGACGGAACGGAAAAACAGGCGAAAATATCGCTTTTCCAAAGCAAGGTAGAAATTGCTGAAGCATTAGAAAAGTTGGCAAATAAATATAAAGAAGAGACCGGCAATGAAATTGAAGTGTGGGGTTCCGCCGGCGACGCCTACATGACACAACTGCAGGCCAAGCTGGCTGCTAAGGAAGGACCTACGATCTTTAGCGTAGCATCCGGCGCGGAAACGGAGAAATTCAAATCTTATTATTACGACATGAGCAATGAGGATTATGTCAAAAATATTGCTCCTCACATGGCTTTGGAGGTAGATGGAAAAATCGTCGGTGTTCCGACAGGCGTTGAAGGTTTCGGCCTGGTATACAACAAAAGCCTGGTGGATCCCAAGGATGTGACCGATCTGGCGTCCTTCACCAAAACGATGGAGAGCATGAAGGCCAAAGGCATCAACGGTTTGAGTCTTTCCCAAGAAGCGTATTTCCTGGTCGGCCATATTTTGAATACGCCGTTTGCACTGCAAGCGGATCCGCAGGCCTTTATCGAAAAGCTGAATAAAGGCGAAGTCAAGATGGCGGATACCAAAGAGTTCCAGGAATTTGCCAAATTCATGGAAGTGATTAAAAAAGATTCCGTGAATCCGATGGAAGTTACCTATGATACGCAGATGGGGGACTTTGCAACAGGTAAAACAGCTATGGTACACCAAGGCAACTGGAGTTACGGCATGTTGGCGGATTACGATAATCTCGATATTGGCATGATGCCGCTGCCGATTGCCGGAAACAACAAGCTTTCGGTAGATATTCCAGGCGGTTGGGTCATTAATAATGGGGCCAAACCTGAAGAAATCAAAGCGGCCAATGCTTTCCTGAATTGGTTGTATACCAGCGAGACCGGCAAAAACGCCATCGTGAAGGAGTTTAAATTTATTCCGGCGATGACCAATATCGAAGCAGACGGTTTGGACCCATTGTCCCAGGCTGTATTCGAAGCGACGAAAAGCGGCCAGACGATTCCATGGGCGATGAACCACTTCCCTGAAGGCATTATCGTAAATGACCTGACCCCTGTAACGGCCGATTTCTTCCTGAATGCCAATATGACCGGAGAGCAATACTTGAAGAATCTCGACGCAGCATGGGCAAAAGCAGCCAAATAA
- a CDS encoding response regulator: MKVLIVDDEQHVRESVELSIDWSKYDITEIFMAEDGAEALGIVRREDPELIICDMSMPRMDGIAFLEALREEGWNAQVIVLSGYQEFRYARATLLANGVDYLLKPFKISDLDKTVSRAVESIIESKQNESEEWRKNHQVHEANTLLNEQKMVTYLQSEAANHEGVRQLLSEAGFPLEGFYVLLFLPRNGAAVIDRYFMGDETLFQFSVRNIIRDILKPLAHYYFFRIDSFLCILTQGDVSAAEMEYYRRKLEESWLAAIKIETFSGFSKQKYSYTDILAGVKEAKKEILKSNVLGGHQMLVDQRKILTFMDKELLVLEALKKQDKEYLEELIHSFVKELRERGYLSLKELQHYSIEINLLIMRISRQLEQEHHIEPLSLWLSDLDEWEKALTHIFWLMIESEGENLSSLRSIHAIRHYIESHLNENINLTFLADKFYFSPQYISKKFKETYDTTIMNYLTRLRMDKAKSLLSHSDLSILEISQIVGYEDDNYFGKVFRKHAGESPSQYRKKRQER; encoded by the coding sequence ATGAAAGTATTGATCGTAGATGACGAGCAGCATGTCAGGGAAAGCGTTGAATTATCCATCGATTGGTCCAAATACGATATCACCGAAATTTTTATGGCAGAGGACGGAGCGGAGGCGCTGGGCATCGTTCGGCGTGAAGATCCGGAATTGATTATTTGCGATATGAGCATGCCCCGGATGGACGGAATCGCCTTTCTCGAGGCGCTCCGGGAAGAGGGCTGGAACGCTCAGGTTATCGTATTAAGCGGCTATCAGGAGTTTCGGTATGCCCGGGCGACCTTGCTTGCCAACGGTGTGGATTACCTGCTGAAACCCTTCAAGATCAGCGACCTGGATAAGACCGTTTCCAGAGCAGTCGAATCGATCATTGAAAGCAAGCAAAATGAAAGCGAGGAATGGAGGAAGAACCATCAGGTTCATGAAGCGAACACGTTGCTGAATGAACAGAAAATGGTGACTTATCTGCAAAGCGAGGCCGCGAATCACGAAGGGGTTCGACAATTGCTGTCGGAGGCAGGGTTCCCTTTGGAGGGTTTTTATGTCCTGCTGTTTTTGCCGAGGAACGGGGCAGCGGTTATTGATCGATATTTTATGGGGGATGAAACGTTATTTCAGTTTTCGGTCCGAAACATCATCAGGGATATTTTAAAACCGTTGGCTCATTATTATTTTTTCCGTATTGACTCTTTCCTTTGCATCTTGACCCAAGGGGATGTGTCTGCAGCAGAAATGGAATATTACCGCCGGAAGCTGGAAGAGTCCTGGTTGGCCGCCATTAAAATCGAGACATTCTCAGGTTTCTCCAAACAGAAATATAGTTATACGGACATTCTCGCCGGGGTGAAAGAAGCGAAAAAAGAAATTCTGAAGTCCAATGTTCTTGGCGGTCATCAGATGCTGGTTGATCAGCGGAAAATTCTGACCTTCATGGACAAGGAATTATTAGTGCTGGAAGCGCTGAAAAAACAGGATAAAGAATACTTGGAGGAACTGATTCATTCCTTTGTGAAGGAATTACGGGAGCGGGGGTACTTGTCATTAAAGGAGCTGCAGCATTATTCGATCGAAATCAATTTACTGATTATGCGCATTTCCCGGCAGCTTGAACAGGAACATCATATTGAACCCTTATCGTTATGGCTCAGTGATCTGGATGAATGGGAGAAAGCCTTAACACATATTTTCTGGTTAATGATTGAGTCAGAGGGGGAGAATTTATCCTCGCTCCGGAGCATACATGCGATTCGGCATTATATCGAGTCACATTTAAATGAGAATATTAACTTAACTTTCCTTGCCGATAAGTTTTATTTTAGTCCGCAATATATTTCCAAGAAGTTCAAAGAAACCTATGACACGACGATTATGAACTATCTTACCCGGCTGCGGATGGACAAGGCGAAGTCCTTGCTCAGTCATTCGGATCTCAGCATCTTGGAGATTTCCCAAATCGTAGGGTATGAGGATGACAACTACTTTGGCAAAGTGTTCAGAAAACATGCCGGCGAATCCCCCTCGCAATATCGCAAGAAGCGGCAGGAGCGTTAA
- a CDS encoding sensor histidine kinase, with the protein MFLMKRSLFAKILLSMLITTTVPLLITNYISYHTIGRSVKEQLVQLNQSSMAIKMSGITKYIHDVSMLSYTYYSDPELMRLLTRKEVQTPAESVYIKQKIGQNYGGYPEIRSIIYKSALTNKQFIIKSDLNERIPMPDYANHPLAAQENEFNQEYSVVQFNGERRLRINKTFIDTSNRALLGMTTMIVRNTTLKQLANPLGTDEDKDTYIFLQDDMQLLYATPGAAAGETWMDQLRKQSEVKKGLINDSKGIYIFYKDDAYNLPITLVKFIPKSVIDQAGKQALNESFTIQLVVTVFITMMAGIISYFILFRVKRILRHIKNIQMGNFDIQIHSKSSDELGVLEDRFQEMIKQLDILWNQQYRYQLEVSTARLKMLQAQINPHFLFNTLQSIGSLAIKKNAPEVSDKLAELGAMFRYSMDIDTEEVRLQDELDHLNHYISLQIGRFQSRIQFNQICSDEALDVLIPKMVLQPLVENSIIHGIEKGDGIGQISVEIEIQEKLLIRIIDNGCGFREETIREINHQYSEPFRNQESRTRIGLINVLKRLQIYYGEGFAWRIESAPFVRTTVALEIPYHQERERDDYESIDRR; encoded by the coding sequence ATGTTTTTGATGAAGCGGAGTTTGTTTGCCAAAATCCTGTTGAGCATGTTGATTACGACGACGGTGCCTCTTTTGATTACCAATTACATTTCCTATCATACCATCGGGCGTTCGGTCAAAGAGCAGCTTGTGCAGCTGAACCAAAGCTCCATGGCGATCAAGATGTCGGGGATAACGAAGTATATTCATGACGTGTCGATGCTTTCCTATACGTATTACAGCGATCCTGAATTAATGCGGCTCTTAACCAGGAAAGAAGTGCAAACACCGGCCGAATCCGTATATATCAAACAAAAAATCGGTCAGAATTATGGAGGTTATCCGGAAATCAGATCGATTATTTACAAGAGTGCATTGACGAACAAACAGTTTATTATCAAATCCGATCTGAATGAGCGCATACCGATGCCTGACTATGCCAATCATCCGCTTGCTGCGCAAGAAAACGAATTTAACCAGGAGTATTCGGTCGTGCAGTTTAATGGCGAGAGAAGGCTGCGGATTAACAAGACCTTTATCGATACTTCGAACCGTGCACTGCTTGGAATGACGACGATGATCGTACGGAACACGACATTGAAGCAATTGGCCAATCCGCTGGGAACTGACGAAGATAAAGATACGTATATTTTTCTCCAAGATGATATGCAGCTGCTATACGCTACACCTGGCGCGGCCGCAGGGGAAACTTGGATGGATCAATTGCGCAAGCAGTCGGAAGTGAAGAAGGGATTGATCAATGACTCGAAAGGCATTTATATTTTTTACAAGGATGACGCTTATAATCTTCCGATTACACTGGTCAAATTTATACCCAAATCCGTGATTGATCAGGCGGGGAAACAGGCGTTAAACGAATCCTTTACCATTCAATTGGTCGTAACCGTTTTTATTACGATGATGGCAGGCATCATTTCCTATTTTATATTGTTCCGGGTCAAACGAATTCTTAGGCATATCAAAAATATTCAGATGGGCAACTTCGATATTCAAATCCATTCCAAAAGTTCAGATGAGCTTGGCGTGCTGGAGGACAGGTTCCAGGAGATGATCAAGCAGCTCGATATCCTGTGGAATCAGCAGTACCGGTATCAGCTGGAAGTATCGACAGCCCGCCTGAAAATGCTGCAGGCCCAGATCAATCCGCATTTTTTGTTTAATACGCTGCAGTCGATCGGCTCGCTTGCAATCAAGAAAAACGCGCCGGAGGTCAGCGATAAACTGGCGGAGCTGGGAGCGATGTTTCGGTACAGTATGGATATCGATACGGAAGAGGTCCGTTTGCAGGACGAGCTGGATCATTTGAATCATTATATTTCCCTGCAAATCGGCCGGTTTCAAAGCAGAATCCAGTTCAACCAAATTTGCTCCGATGAGGCGCTGGATGTGCTTATACCCAAGATGGTCCTGCAGCCGCTGGTTGAAAATAGTATCATCCATGGGATTGAGAAAGGTGACGGTATTGGACAGATCAGCGTTGAGATAGAGATTCAAGAGAAACTGCTGATCCGAATCATTGATAATGGGTGCGGTTTCAGGGAAGAAACCATCCGGGAAATAAACCATCAATATTCGGAGCCGTTTAGGAATCAGGAGTCCCGAACGAGGATTGGCCTAATCAATGTGCTTAAGCGTCTCCAAATTTATTATGGGGAAGGTTTTGCGTGGAGAATCGAGAGCGCGCCATTCGTCAGAACGACCGTCGCTTTAGAAATTCCATATCATCAGGAAAGGGAGCGTGATGATTATGAAAGTATTGATCGTAGATGA